A genomic segment from Flavobacterium sp. 9R encodes:
- a CDS encoding DUF502 domain-containing protein, translating to MKKVISKIKDTVISGIVLFLPIFILLSIFKSVYTKLYKYGHKLTEILGLDNAGDKKWVPFVTLFLVVVLFFICGLLARFAMIGKMKEWIENNVLLYIPTYSKYKAKMTAKLQPEEDVRPPVLVELNGAWKPGFLIKTIEEKATVFLPTTPDIDYGEVWIVENTRVSLLEMTTKEFKTSLLLSGKGMKTEKSTK from the coding sequence ATGAAGAAAGTAATATCAAAAATTAAAGATACTGTCATCTCAGGAATTGTGTTGTTTCTGCCAATTTTTATTCTGTTAAGTATTTTCAAAAGTGTCTATACCAAATTGTATAAATACGGACATAAACTCACCGAAATACTTGGTTTAGATAATGCTGGGGACAAAAAATGGGTTCCTTTTGTGACTCTTTTTCTTGTGGTGGTATTATTTTTTATCTGCGGTTTATTGGCTCGTTTTGCAATGATTGGAAAAATGAAGGAATGGATTGAGAATAATGTTTTGCTTTACATCCCAACTTATTCCAAATACAAAGCTAAAATGACAGCAAAATTGCAACCAGAAGAAGATGTAAGACCACCCGTTTTAGTGGAACTCAATGGGGCTTGGAAACCGGGTTTTTTAATCAAAACCATTGAAGAGAAAGCCACCGTTTTTCTTCCTACTACTCCTGATATTGATTATGGTGAAGTGTGGATAGTAGAAAATACAAGAGTCTCTTTACTAGAAATGACCACGAAAGAATTCAAAACTTCATTGTTGCTTTCCGGAAAAGGAATGAAAACAGAAAAATCAACCAAATAG
- a CDS encoding arylsulfatase translates to MKVFLKSSFKYVFILLTFSLQTIAQEVLPFPTIPSASVAGESLAESKMIRRAQPAHLPKNAPNILIVLMDDTGFGTASTFGGAINTPTLSKVYNEGIAYNSFHTTAICSPTRASLLTGRNHTRVGNGTIAERAVDWDGYTGIIPKEAATVAEVLKNYGYSTAAYGKWHNTPANQTTAAGPFEYWPNNYGFEHFYGFLAGETSQYEPRLVNDFTPVEPPKTTKDGKEYHLTTDLADNAISWLNQHKAFAADKPFLLYFAPGAGHAPHHIMKEWADKYKGKFDDGWDAYREKTFKKQLELGVIPKNTKLTARDKTQPSWESIPQSQRTFQARLMEVFAGFVEHADMEIGRVLKTIEDNGQKDNTIVFFIWGDNGSSAEGQNGSISELLAQNGVSNTIEDQLAALDKVGGLDALGGPYLENNYHASWAWAGNTPFKYTKLIASHFGGTQNMMVVSWPKGIKADKNFRQQFHHVNDIVPTIYDVLNIPAPKVVNGIKQMPIDGVSMKYTFANPKAPEVSKVQFFDNNGSRGVYKDGWYACTFGPLYPWIPAQPGLAQWDSTKDVWELYNIKEDFSQFNNIAAKHPAKLKELQDIYSQQAKDNLALPTGAGIWLRLHPEDAISSPYTSWVFDENTERMPEFSAPGLGKKSNKVVVDMEVKDNASGVLFAMGGDGGGVTCFMENGKLVFEYNMLIIERYLAESNQKIPAGRHTVELLTAIPKPGGPGTVTITVDGKPYAVCEIKRAVPAAFTASETFDVGKDLGGSVSMRYHDKAPFKFEGKIHTVKVDLIKNN, encoded by the coding sequence ATGAAAGTTTTTTTGAAATCATCATTTAAATATGTGTTTATACTACTTACATTTTCATTGCAGACAATAGCACAAGAAGTATTGCCATTTCCAACAATTCCAAGTGCAAGTGTTGCTGGAGAAAGTCTTGCAGAAAGTAAAATGATTCGTCGTGCACAACCCGCACATTTGCCAAAAAACGCGCCAAACATTTTGATTGTTTTGATGGATGATACAGGTTTTGGAACAGCTTCTACTTTTGGCGGAGCAATAAACACTCCAACACTTTCAAAAGTGTATAACGAAGGTATTGCTTATAACAGTTTTCATACCACAGCAATCTGTTCGCCAACCAGAGCTTCTTTACTAACTGGTAGAAACCATACTAGAGTTGGTAATGGAACTATTGCCGAAAGAGCTGTCGATTGGGATGGTTATACAGGGATTATTCCTAAAGAAGCCGCTACAGTTGCCGAAGTGCTCAAGAATTACGGGTATAGCACGGCTGCTTATGGAAAATGGCACAATACACCGGCCAATCAAACTACAGCTGCCGGACCTTTTGAATACTGGCCTAATAATTATGGTTTTGAACATTTTTATGGCTTTCTAGCTGGTGAAACCTCACAATACGAACCACGTTTAGTGAATGATTTTACGCCTGTTGAACCACCTAAAACAACTAAAGATGGTAAAGAATATCATCTTACTACCGACTTAGCAGATAATGCTATAAGTTGGTTAAATCAACACAAAGCATTTGCCGCAGACAAACCATTTTTGTTGTATTTCGCTCCAGGAGCGGGCCACGCACCCCATCATATTATGAAGGAATGGGCGGATAAATACAAAGGAAAATTTGATGACGGTTGGGATGCCTACCGTGAAAAGACATTCAAAAAACAATTAGAATTAGGTGTTATTCCAAAAAACACAAAATTAACAGCTAGAGACAAAACGCAGCCCTCTTGGGAAAGTATTCCGCAAAGCCAAAGAACGTTTCAAGCTAGATTGATGGAAGTTTTTGCAGGATTTGTAGAACATGCCGATATGGAAATAGGCCGAGTTCTGAAAACTATAGAAGACAATGGTCAAAAAGACAACACTATTGTGTTCTTTATTTGGGGTGATAATGGTTCTAGTGCCGAAGGGCAAAATGGTTCTATTAGCGAACTGCTTGCGCAAAATGGAGTATCAAATACCATCGAAGACCAATTAGCCGCATTAGATAAAGTGGGTGGTTTAGACGCTTTGGGTGGACCTTACTTAGAAAACAATTATCATGCTTCTTGGGCATGGGCAGGAAATACGCCATTTAAGTACACCAAATTAATAGCGTCTCACTTTGGGGGTACACAAAATATGATGGTTGTTAGTTGGCCAAAAGGAATCAAAGCCGATAAAAATTTCCGTCAACAATTTCATCACGTAAATGATATTGTTCCAACCATTTATGATGTTTTGAATATTCCAGCACCTAAAGTGGTGAATGGGATTAAGCAAATGCCAATAGATGGAGTTAGTATGAAATATACTTTTGCCAACCCAAAAGCTCCTGAAGTTTCTAAAGTACAATTTTTCGACAATAATGGAAGTCGCGGTGTCTATAAAGACGGTTGGTATGCTTGTACTTTTGGACCATTGTACCCTTGGATTCCCGCACAACCGGGATTAGCTCAATGGGATTCTACTAAAGATGTTTGGGAATTGTACAACATCAAAGAAGATTTTTCGCAATTCAACAATATTGCAGCTAAACATCCAGCAAAACTAAAAGAACTTCAAGACATATATAGTCAACAGGCCAAAGACAATTTAGCTTTACCAACAGGTGCCGGAATTTGGTTGCGTTTGCATCCCGAAGATGCAATTTCTTCACCTTATACTTCTTGGGTTTTTGATGAAAATACCGAAAGAATGCCCGAATTCAGTGCGCCAGGATTGGGTAAAAAAAGCAATAAAGTAGTGGTGGATATGGAAGTGAAAGACAATGCTTCTGGCGTTTTGTTTGCTATGGGTGGAGACGGTGGCGGAGTTACTTGTTTTATGGAAAACGGAAAATTAGTATTTGAATATAATATGCTAATCATAGAACGCTATTTGGCCGAGTCCAATCAAAAAATTCCAGCAGGAAGGCATACAGTGGAACTTTTAACTGCTATCCCGAAACCTGGAGGTCCCGGAACTGTAACTATAACTGTAGATGGAAAACCATATGCTGTTTGCGAAATAAAAAGAGCCGTTCCAGCAGCTTTTACAGCCAGTGAGACTTTTGACGTAGGCAAAGATTTGGGTGGTTCCGTTTCGATGCGCTATCATGATAAAGCACCTTTCAAATTTGAAGGAAAAATTCATACTGTAAAAGTTGATTTAATAAAAAATAATTAA
- a CDS encoding AraC family transcriptional regulator: MDQISNWPFVFVFSIGILGLLVGNILFWANKKETFSARLLAGFIFSISIMSINFGLQASAFFLYFPNLWRCAGFVAFCGPAFSYLYVKSLLFPFKKINRKYFFLFIPSLLYTIILIPLYIKPASQKIIIIKQLLADKTLITLEPDVLLPNGWGVMARVLFGLTMTICQFVLIYKWKKINNNNTDNPTYKWACLFSKVLSLLYVLLIVEFFFHLSRFIDLTQQIIFSLSGVILFISLNLLFRPHLLYGMRVDFQDSKNDSYLKKEKKVEKLTNEQKLIFKNKMEQHFIQNTPFVKQGYSINDLSSEINIPVYLLSALINEEYQKNFNELINDFRISHITKLLNENPNYSNFTIESLSQKAGFGSRSSLNNAIKKNSGQTPADFFRLKNQTN; the protein is encoded by the coding sequence ATGGATCAAATATCAAATTGGCCTTTTGTTTTTGTATTCTCAATAGGAATATTAGGTTTACTTGTTGGGAATATTTTGTTTTGGGCCAATAAGAAGGAAACTTTTTCGGCTAGATTGTTGGCCGGTTTTATCTTTTCAATTTCTATTATGTCCATTAACTTTGGACTACAGGCTTCTGCTTTTTTTCTTTATTTCCCTAATTTATGGCGTTGCGCTGGTTTTGTTGCTTTTTGTGGACCCGCTTTTTCTTATTTGTATGTCAAATCGCTATTGTTCCCTTTCAAAAAAATTAATCGAAAATATTTCTTTTTATTCATACCTTCTTTACTCTATACCATAATTTTAATTCCGTTGTATATTAAACCGGCTTCACAAAAAATCATTATTATTAAGCAACTTTTAGCAGACAAAACTTTGATAACTTTAGAACCAGATGTTCTTTTACCAAACGGTTGGGGAGTAATGGCTAGAGTTCTTTTCGGATTAACTATGACCATTTGCCAGTTTGTTTTAATTTATAAATGGAAAAAAATAAACAATAATAACACCGATAACCCAACCTACAAATGGGCTTGTTTGTTTTCTAAAGTCTTGTCATTACTCTATGTTTTATTGATTGTAGAATTTTTTTTCCATCTTTCAAGATTCATAGATCTTACCCAACAAATAATATTTTCGCTTTCAGGTGTCATTTTATTCATTTCGTTGAATTTACTTTTCCGGCCCCATTTACTTTACGGAATGAGAGTTGATTTTCAAGATTCAAAAAATGATTCCTATTTGAAAAAAGAAAAAAAAGTGGAAAAATTGACTAACGAACAAAAGTTGATTTTTAAAAACAAAATGGAACAACATTTTATCCAAAACACTCCATTTGTGAAGCAAGGTTATAGTATAAACGATTTATCATCAGAAATAAACATACCAGTGTATCTGTTATCGGCATTAATTAATGAAGAATATCAAAAAAATTTCAATGAGTTAATCAATGACTTTAGAATTAGCCATATTACTAAGCTATTAAATGAGAACCCTAATTATTCTAATTTTACAATAGAATCCTTAAGCCAAAAAGCAGGATTCGGTTCAAGATCCTCCTTGAATAATGCCATAAAGAAAAATTCAGGTCAAACTCCTGCCGACTTTTTTCGACTCAAAAATCAAACAAATTAG